The Geotalea uraniireducens Rf4 genome window below encodes:
- a CDS encoding YebC/PmpR family DNA-binding transcriptional regulator produces MSGHNKWSTIKHKKGAADAKRGKIFTKLIKEITVAAKLGGGDPEGNPRLRTAIDKAKGENMPKDNIERAIKKGTGGMDGVVYEETTYEGYGPGGAAVLVEVMTDNRNRTVSDVRSIFTKCNGNMGESGCVSWMFDKKGLMVFPKSVDFDKLFEAAIEAGAEDVSDEEEQIEVTTDPVSFMEVRDTLEKAGFKPESAEVTMIPQTMVKLEGKQAENMLKLMDRMEDNDDVQNVYANFDISEEEMDKMM; encoded by the coding sequence ATGTCAGGACATAATAAGTGGAGCACCATCAAACACAAAAAGGGCGCCGCTGACGCCAAGCGCGGCAAGATCTTCACCAAGCTCATCAAGGAAATCACCGTCGCCGCCAAGCTCGGTGGAGGTGACCCGGAAGGCAACCCCCGCCTGCGCACCGCCATTGACAAGGCCAAGGGCGAAAACATGCCGAAGGACAACATCGAGCGCGCCATCAAAAAGGGAACCGGCGGCATGGATGGCGTCGTCTACGAGGAAACCACCTACGAAGGCTACGGTCCGGGCGGCGCGGCCGTACTGGTCGAGGTAATGACCGACAACCGCAACCGCACCGTTTCCGATGTCCGCAGCATTTTCACCAAGTGCAACGGCAACATGGGGGAATCAGGATGCGTCTCCTGGATGTTCGACAAGAAGGGGCTGATGGTTTTCCCCAAATCCGTTGATTTCGACAAACTGTTCGAAGCAGCCATCGAAGCGGGCGCCGAAGATGTCTCAGATGAAGAAGAGCAGATAGAGGTAACGACCGACCCGGTCAGCTTCATGGAAGTACGGGACACCCTGGAAAAAGCGGGGTTCAAGCCGGAATCGGCCGAGGTGACCATGATTCCCCAGACCATGGTCAAGCTAGAAGGGAAGCAGGCTGAAAACATGCTCAAACTCATGGATCGGATGGAGGACAATGACGATGTCCAGAACGTCTACGCCAACTTC
- a CDS encoding YbjQ family protein — MKIENRVKRKHCPGARDMFGLLRAGCLAACCAIVFVALLTGCATTNSGGRELPPLLAQDELLRPYVKMAVVEVNREQFGDVYELKTEDYDWAYQALREEAAKIGADAVILPEIKVEATSYIFFPSSNVNGRGTAIKFR; from the coding sequence ATGAAAATCGAAAACAGAGTGAAACGCAAGCATTGCCCTGGTGCAAGGGATATGTTTGGTCTCTTGCGGGCAGGGTGTCTGGCCGCATGTTGCGCAATTGTTTTTGTGGCTCTTCTGACTGGATGTGCCACAACGAATTCGGGTGGCAGGGAACTCCCGCCGCTGCTTGCCCAGGATGAACTTCTGCGTCCTTATGTGAAGATGGCGGTGGTGGAAGTCAACCGGGAGCAATTCGGCGATGTGTACGAACTGAAAACGGAGGATTATGACTGGGCATACCAGGCGCTGCGCGAAGAGGCTGCAAAGATCGGCGCCGATGCCGTTATCCTTCCTGAAATAAAGGTGGAAGCCACATCCTATATATTTTTCCCTTCCAGCAATGTAAATGGGCGGGGAACAGCAATCAAATTTCGTTGA
- a CDS encoding IclR family transcriptional regulator yields MDREKSSYAVQAVENALDILETLAEETPDGTLPYLAKKLGISRNKAFRLLATLENRGLVEKEEWSGNYRLGLSTVELAQRFLKNISLIKHAHPVMEGLVRRHDEAVYMTVLRGSEVLFLDMVDCDQQIKAAPLVGKRFPFFTNAAGKAIKALESRDLLEKFFHRRNKDIPDLAGLEVELDTIREKGVAVDSGGLGEGIVSVAVAVRDYAGKVVGALTMLGPSFRMVASRLENEIIPSLCDGAEMLSMKFGYARM; encoded by the coding sequence ATGGACCGTGAAAAAAGTTCATACGCTGTTCAAGCCGTTGAAAATGCACTCGACATCCTTGAGACGCTCGCCGAGGAAACTCCGGATGGGACGCTGCCGTATCTGGCAAAAAAACTGGGGATTAGCAGGAATAAAGCATTTCGATTATTAGCAACTTTAGAAAATAGGGGCCTGGTCGAAAAAGAAGAGTGGAGCGGGAACTACCGGCTTGGGCTTTCTACCGTAGAGCTGGCGCAACGATTCCTGAAAAACATAAGCCTGATCAAGCATGCCCATCCGGTCATGGAGGGGCTTGTCAGGAGGCATGACGAGGCTGTTTACATGACCGTGCTGCGTGGGAGCGAGGTGCTTTTCCTCGACATGGTCGATTGCGATCAGCAGATAAAGGCTGCGCCCCTGGTCGGGAAAAGGTTCCCTTTTTTCACCAATGCAGCGGGTAAGGCAATAAAAGCCCTGGAATCGAGGGATTTGCTGGAAAAGTTCTTCCATCGCCGCAATAAGGACATTCCGGACCTGGCCGGGCTTGAGGTCGAACTGGACACCATTCGCGAAAAAGGGGTTGCCGTTGACAGCGGAGGTCTTGGCGAGGGGATTGTCAGTGTTGCCGTTGCTGTAAGGGATTATGCTGGAAAGGTTGTTGGCGCCCTTACCATGCTGGGCCCATCGTTTCGCATGGTCGCCAGCCGTCTTGAAAACGAAATTATCCCGTCGCTGTGCGATGGGGCTGAAATGCTTTCCATGAAATTCGGCTATGCCAGGATGTGA
- a CDS encoding DUF485 domain-containing protein, translating into MAERQYDWAAIAKNPKFVELHHKKTVFLFGWWIFSSVFYFLLPIGAAYTPGLFKIKIISNINFGYLFALSQFFVSWGIALYYSHVANKDFDRLTRELVDELK; encoded by the coding sequence ATGGCAGAAAGACAGTATGACTGGGCGGCGATAGCCAAAAACCCAAAATTTGTAGAACTCCACCACAAAAAAACCGTATTTCTTTTCGGTTGGTGGATTTTTTCATCCGTATTTTATTTTCTCCTCCCAATCGGCGCGGCATATACGCCGGGACTCTTCAAGATCAAGATCATCAGCAACATTAACTTCGGTTATCTGTTCGCTCTCTCCCAGTTCTTTGTTTCCTGGGGGATTGCACTGTATTATTCACATGTGGCGAACAAGGATTTTGACCGGCTTACCCGCGAACTGGTAGACGAACTCAAGTAA
- a CDS encoding solute symporter family protein, producing MKKLFVALTLALSLGTIAYAAEPAKAPAGAPAAPAATAPTTTQAAPAAATAASPTAAPVAAKAAAPAQTKIKANKAITIGMFAIIIAATMCVVVWAAKQTKTAADFYAAGGGITGTQNGWAIAGDYMSAASFLGISGLISLYGYDGFMYSVGWLVAYITVLLIVAEPCRNAGKYTLGDILSFRTDPKPVRAIAAISTVAVSTFYLTAQMVGAGKLMQLLLEIPYKTAIIGVGCLMVVYVVFGGMTATTWVQIIKAGLLMSGAFLLSILVMLKSGMNPFQFFQDIVSSTNIQDHVQINVLKDVVKKDGFDYGQRFLEPGLFLKNPLDQISLGMALVLGTAGMPHILMRFFTVPTAQAARKSVVIAMFIIGSFYILTTLLGFGAAIHVTPQNIMGVDKGGNMAAMMLAQKLGGDIAPIVGDIFLAFLCAVAFATILAVVSGLVLAASAAIAHDIYVNVIKDGHADQHEQVMAARITSLCVGAVAIVIGIAAEKQNVAHLVALAFAVASSGNLPVVVLTLFWRKFNTAGVISGLLVGTIASIGLVMVSPNMTYPNKVADDAKKVYMALEKKAADGKVLSEKDLKTITDKKVEEVKNRGGKSIMGLDKPLFDLKNPGIISIPLGFIAAILGCLAFPSRRSEEMFDELYVRQNTGIGMAKAVEH from the coding sequence ATGAAAAAATTATTTGTTGCGTTGACTTTAGCCCTCTCATTGGGCACCATCGCCTACGCCGCAGAGCCGGCAAAGGCTCCTGCCGGTGCTCCGGCCGCTCCGGCCGCCACTGCGCCAACTACTACACAGGCTGCTCCTGCAGCCGCCACGGCAGCCTCTCCCACTGCCGCCCCGGTAGCAGCCAAGGCCGCAGCCCCAGCGCAGACGAAGATCAAGGCCAATAAAGCCATCACCATCGGCATGTTCGCTATCATTATTGCCGCTACCATGTGCGTCGTCGTCTGGGCTGCAAAGCAGACCAAGACGGCGGCCGATTTCTATGCAGCCGGCGGCGGGATCACCGGCACCCAAAACGGTTGGGCCATCGCCGGTGACTACATGTCGGCGGCCTCGTTCCTGGGTATTTCGGGCCTCATCTCCCTCTACGGCTATGACGGATTCATGTATTCGGTCGGCTGGCTGGTGGCCTACATCACCGTGCTGCTGATCGTTGCCGAGCCGTGCCGGAATGCGGGTAAATACACCCTTGGCGACATTCTTTCCTTCAGGACCGACCCGAAACCGGTGCGCGCCATAGCGGCAATTTCGACAGTTGCGGTTTCCACATTCTACCTCACCGCCCAGATGGTCGGTGCAGGCAAGCTCATGCAGCTGCTCCTTGAAATCCCCTATAAAACCGCCATCATCGGCGTCGGCTGTCTCATGGTCGTCTACGTAGTGTTCGGCGGCATGACCGCCACCACCTGGGTACAGATCATCAAGGCCGGTCTGCTCATGAGCGGCGCATTCCTCCTCTCCATTCTGGTCATGCTCAAGTCCGGGATGAACCCGTTTCAGTTTTTCCAGGATATCGTCAGCAGCACCAACATCCAGGACCATGTACAGATCAACGTCCTGAAAGACGTGGTGAAAAAAGACGGGTTCGATTACGGCCAGCGGTTCCTCGAACCAGGCCTGTTTCTGAAGAATCCGCTCGATCAGATATCACTCGGTATGGCGCTGGTGCTCGGTACTGCCGGCATGCCGCACATCCTCATGCGCTTCTTTACCGTCCCCACTGCCCAGGCAGCACGTAAGTCGGTCGTTATCGCCATGTTCATTATCGGCTCCTTCTATATTCTGACCACGCTGCTCGGCTTCGGCGCTGCAATCCATGTTACGCCGCAGAACATCATGGGCGTTGACAAGGGTGGCAACATGGCCGCCATGATGCTGGCGCAGAAACTGGGCGGCGATATCGCTCCGATAGTCGGCGACATTTTCCTCGCTTTCCTCTGCGCAGTTGCCTTCGCGACGATCCTTGCCGTTGTTTCCGGTCTGGTGCTTGCCGCGTCCGCGGCGATCGCCCATGACATCTATGTAAACGTCATCAAGGACGGCCATGCTGACCAGCACGAGCAGGTAATGGCTGCACGTATTACCTCGTTATGTGTCGGCGCAGTGGCCATCGTCATCGGTATCGCTGCAGAGAAGCAGAACGTTGCCCACCTGGTGGCGCTGGCGTTCGCGGTTGCTTCCTCCGGCAACCTGCCGGTTGTTGTTCTTACCCTCTTCTGGAGGAAGTTCAATACCGCCGGTGTTATTTCCGGTCTGCTGGTCGGAACAATCGCTTCCATCGGCCTTGTTATGGTATCGCCCAACATGACCTACCCGAACAAGGTTGCCGATGACGCCAAGAAGGTTTATATGGCGCTGGAGAAGAAGGCCGCTGACGGCAAGGTTCTCAGTGAAAAAGACCTGAAGACCATTACCGACAAAAAGGTAGAAGAAGTCAAGAACCGCGGCGGCAAATCGATCATGGGGCTGGATAAACCGCTCTTCGATCTGAAAAACCCCGGCATCATCTCCATACCGCTCGGCTTTATCGCTGCCATACTCGGTTGCCTGGCATTCCCGAGCAGGCGTTCCGAGGAGATGTTCGACGAACTCTATGTTCGGCAGAATACCGGTATCGGTATGGCCAAGGCCGTTGAACACTAA
- a CDS encoding putative nucleotidyltransferase substrate binding domain-containing protein, which produces MPHGNILVQESSAEVLDNVIARVRDFMPLLERGETRRLLHSLIGGLDREMVWMQTLSARETDLRQQVVVATEYHLLKGVHDALNALEMERFLKTLSVPALHKNCTEYRDVLAGRALELVAQEMESSGKGAPPLSFALISMGSDGREEQTLITDQDYLVVYEDGGGEAADDYFREFSELLVERLAEVGFKKCTGDIMPSNPTWRGSLSQWKKRLLAIVRYEFADYAKNLMDLIVLSDARYVAGDRELASNLVRSIRSLQQDYFHVLWGMAKAATEMKVALGFLKRLWTEGSGEHKGEFNLKLLAWAPLVMNVRILAINQAVPATSTLQRIELLEKEKSFSTTMAGGLKDAYHILTRHRILLQIKVIKGIAKDSYHLNPYQLPTAERERIRHALLRIEELQKTIHVNFSIM; this is translated from the coding sequence ATGCCCCATGGAAACATATTAGTGCAGGAATCTTCTGCTGAGGTCCTGGACAACGTCATTGCGAGGGTGAGGGATTTTATGCCTCTGCTTGAGAGGGGGGAGACCCGGCGTTTGCTCCATTCTCTCATCGGTGGTCTGGACCGGGAGATGGTGTGGATGCAGACTTTGTCTGCACGGGAGACCGATCTTCGGCAACAGGTTGTCGTCGCCACAGAATACCACCTTTTGAAGGGGGTTCACGACGCGCTGAATGCCCTGGAGATGGAACGATTCCTGAAAACCCTCTCGGTTCCCGCCCTGCACAAAAACTGCACCGAATACCGGGATGTCCTGGCAGGCCGTGCGTTGGAGCTGGTTGCGCAAGAGATGGAATCTTCCGGCAAGGGCGCGCCGCCGCTTTCGTTTGCCCTTATCAGCATGGGGAGCGACGGTCGGGAAGAACAGACACTCATCACTGACCAGGATTACCTGGTCGTTTACGAAGATGGCGGTGGCGAGGCTGCTGACGACTATTTCCGCGAATTTTCCGAGCTTCTCGTGGAGAGGTTGGCGGAGGTCGGTTTCAAGAAATGCACAGGCGATATAATGCCGAGCAATCCCACCTGGCGCGGCTCTCTCTCCCAATGGAAGAAACGCCTCCTGGCGATTGTCCGTTACGAATTTGCGGATTACGCAAAAAACCTCATGGATCTCATCGTCCTTTCCGATGCCCGTTATGTTGCCGGTGACCGGGAACTGGCGTCCAACCTCGTAAGAAGCATCCGCAGCTTGCAGCAGGATTATTTCCACGTTCTGTGGGGAATGGCCAAGGCCGCCACCGAGATGAAAGTGGCGCTCGGCTTCCTGAAGAGGCTCTGGACCGAAGGAAGCGGGGAACACAAGGGGGAGTTCAATCTGAAGCTCCTCGCCTGGGCTCCGCTGGTCATGAATGTCCGCATTCTTGCCATCAACCAGGCGGTTCCCGCGACCAGCACGCTGCAGCGCATAGAGCTTCTCGAAAAGGAGAAGAGCTTTTCCACTACCATGGCAGGCGGCCTCAAAGACGCCTACCACATCCTCACCCGGCACCGCATTCTGCTGCAGATCAAGGTAATAAAGGGAATCGCGAAGGACTCCTACCACCTGAACCCTTATCAGTTGCCCACTGCAGAGCGGGAACGCATCCGCCATGCCCTCCTTCGCATCGAAGAACTGCAGAAAACCATTCACGTCAATTTCTCCATCATGTAG
- a CDS encoding cache domain-containing protein gives MHRYLFNFMLNLKLRWKLLVVVLPLVIIPIFLVGGVIGYISTQQAYLGITQTSKADLEHMSSFTIDLINSHRQQFQVYKKDKERSFNLELATLTNLSYNLVEAEQRQFRSGRIDLLTARQEARKALKKVNVGETGYIYAMSSRGDLKVHIAREDENVYNEKDENGRYFIREMCEKALKSKPGEVLYIVYPWRNAVLGDKYPRKKVVAYRYFKDWDWIIATGGYLEETYEDVAFEKRSFAELKEKIKGKQVGKTGYIFCMDSKGNFTVHPDGEGKNFYGAKDSDGNHFIREMCLNKSGWIRYPWKNAGEKAPRMKIVKYAYFQPWDWIVAVGSYEDEFYQEAKDIKRRILESMVVLTFFVCMIAVALVFLASKVLTDPINHMIAVIRKVKQGRLSERMEVDTNDELGELALAFNRMTQIIKNNKEMEANLAQQGKMASLGVLSSGVAHEINNPLGVILGYAGYLEGKMSADDPNFRFIHEIKRESKRCKKIVQDLLSYARTPKPTLEETDINELLEQIVDFAANHTDMHHVSVVKEFAKDLPRIMADGDQLRQVAINLILNAGAAMQSGGTLVVRTMLDDEGYIHLIFSDNGAGISAENLEKIFEPFFTTKTKGTGLGLAITRQIIDQHQGKIAIESEPGKGTTVTVKLPVEREEF, from the coding sequence ATGCACAGGTATCTGTTCAACTTCATGCTCAATCTGAAGCTCCGCTGGAAGCTGCTCGTGGTGGTGTTGCCGCTGGTTATCATTCCCATTTTCCTGGTTGGCGGTGTAATCGGCTACATATCGACCCAGCAGGCCTATCTCGGCATCACCCAGACGAGTAAGGCCGATCTGGAGCACATGTCGAGCTTTACCATCGATCTGATCAACTCCCACCGCCAGCAGTTTCAGGTATACAAGAAGGACAAGGAACGGAGCTTCAATCTGGAGTTGGCGACCCTCACCAACCTGTCCTACAATCTGGTCGAAGCGGAGCAGCGCCAGTTCAGGAGCGGCCGCATAGATTTATTGACGGCCCGCCAGGAAGCGCGCAAAGCCCTGAAAAAGGTGAATGTCGGGGAAACCGGCTATATCTACGCCATGTCAAGCAGGGGTGATCTCAAGGTCCACATCGCCCGTGAGGATGAGAACGTTTATAATGAGAAAGATGAAAACGGCCGCTACTTCATCCGCGAGATGTGCGAGAAGGCGCTCAAGTCGAAGCCGGGCGAGGTGCTATATATCGTTTACCCCTGGCGCAATGCGGTTTTGGGTGATAAATATCCCCGGAAAAAGGTGGTGGCGTACCGCTATTTCAAGGACTGGGACTGGATCATCGCCACCGGCGGTTATCTGGAGGAGACCTACGAGGATGTCGCCTTTGAAAAGCGTTCCTTTGCCGAACTGAAGGAGAAGATCAAGGGCAAGCAGGTCGGCAAGACCGGCTATATCTTCTGCATGGACAGCAAGGGGAACTTCACTGTCCATCCCGATGGGGAAGGGAAGAACTTTTATGGTGCGAAGGATAGCGACGGCAACCATTTCATTCGGGAGATGTGTCTCAATAAGAGCGGTTGGATTCGCTACCCCTGGAAAAACGCTGGTGAAAAAGCGCCGCGGATGAAGATCGTTAAATATGCGTATTTTCAGCCCTGGGACTGGATTGTGGCGGTCGGTTCCTACGAGGATGAATTCTACCAGGAGGCCAAGGATATAAAGCGGCGCATCCTTGAAAGCATGGTGGTGCTGACCTTTTTTGTCTGCATGATTGCCGTGGCGCTGGTTTTTCTCGCTTCCAAGGTGCTGACCGATCCGATAAACCACATGATCGCCGTTATCCGCAAGGTCAAGCAGGGACGGCTCAGCGAGCGGATGGAAGTCGACACGAACGACGAGCTGGGGGAGCTGGCACTGGCCTTCAATCGCATGACCCAGATCATAAAAAACAACAAGGAGATGGAGGCAAACCTGGCGCAACAGGGAAAAATGGCGTCTTTGGGGGTTCTTTCCTCCGGCGTGGCCCATGAAATCAATAATCCGCTCGGGGTGATACTCGGTTACGCCGGATACCTTGAAGGGAAGATGAGTGCCGACGATCCCAACTTCCGCTTCATTCACGAGATCAAACGCGAAAGCAAGCGCTGCAAGAAGATCGTCCAGGATCTCCTGAGTTACGCCCGGACGCCGAAGCCGACCCTGGAGGAGACCGACATCAACGAGCTTCTGGAGCAGATCGTCGACTTTGCCGCCAACCATACCGACATGCACCATGTTTCGGTGGTGAAGGAGTTTGCCAAGGATCTGCCGCGGATCATGGCGGACGGGGACCAGTTGCGCCAGGTGGCCATCAACCTGATTCTCAATGCTGGCGCCGCCATGCAGAGCGGCGGCACGCTGGTCGTGCGCACCATGCTCGATGACGAGGGGTATATCCATCTGATCTTCAGCGACAACGGCGCTGGTATTTCCGCCGAGAACCTGGAAAAGATATTCGAGCCGTTCTTTACCACCAAGACCAAGGGGACCGGCCTGGGGCTTGCGATCACCAGGCAGATCATCGATCAGCACCAGGGAAAAATCGCCATAGAGAGCGAGCCGGGGAAAGGGACGACGGTGACGGTAAAGCTGCCGGTGGAGAGGGAAGAGTTTTGA
- a CDS encoding type II toxin-antitoxin system Phd/YefM family antitoxin: MSEFRTGIASFLKQVHDTKRPMIITQHGKGVAVLLDVNEYESMQEKIELLQDIQTSVSQLESGAGMENNDAKAMVLKRAGK, from the coding sequence ATGTCCGAGTTCAGGACGGGGATCGCTTCGTTTCTTAAGCAGGTGCATGACACCAAACGACCTATGATTATTACCCAGCATGGTAAAGGCGTAGCCGTTTTACTTGATGTGAACGAATACGAATCCATGCAGGAAAAAATCGAACTTCTTCAGGATATACAAACGTCCGTCAGCCAGTTGGAAAGCGGCGCCGGCATGGAAAATAATGATGCAAAGGCAATGGTGCTGAAGCGAGCTGGAAAATGA
- a CDS encoding type II toxin-antitoxin system RelE/ParE family toxin, with the protein MRIVWSPLAVDRASEIAGYIAQDNPTAAENWVNAVFAQVGRLKSFPDRGRVVSEINNDSFRELIYGNYRIIYRIEEKQVSILTIRHGKQILPVDEILG; encoded by the coding sequence ATGAGGATAGTCTGGTCCCCTCTCGCAGTAGATAGGGCATCTGAAATAGCCGGATATATAGCCCAGGACAATCCAACCGCAGCAGAAAATTGGGTAAATGCAGTCTTTGCACAAGTTGGGCGGTTAAAGTCGTTTCCCGATAGGGGGCGCGTTGTGTCGGAAATCAATAACGATAGTTTTCGAGAACTGATTTACGGAAATTATAGAATTATTTACCGAATAGAAGAAAAACAGGTCTCTATTCTTACGATTCGGCATGGAAAGCAGATTTTACCTGTGGATGAAATTCTTGGATAA
- a CDS encoding DUF2059 domain-containing protein produces MKAAISGLLFLSVYLPSFCFASDLSQRAAAEKLMMETRIDKMLEKYTLETEEKLKKQLLAVAPKDTDRQIAEKYFDNINKIINRELGWQKIKDEVVAVYADLYTKDELNEMSKFFSSPAGQKFIAKASELNERLISVLRVKMQGCLPEVKKLAGDMEKEMANKNIR; encoded by the coding sequence ATGAAGGCAGCAATATCTGGTTTGTTATTCCTATCTGTTTACCTTCCGTCGTTTTGCTTTGCTTCTGATCTATCCCAGCGAGCAGCTGCTGAGAAGTTGATGATGGAAACAAGGATAGACAAGATGTTAGAAAAATACACCCTAGAAACCGAAGAAAAACTGAAAAAGCAACTACTTGCAGTAGCTCCCAAGGACACGGACAGGCAGATAGCAGAGAAGTATTTTGACAATATCAACAAAATTATTAACCGCGAATTGGGGTGGCAAAAAATCAAAGATGAAGTAGTTGCAGTGTATGCTGATCTTTATACTAAGGATGAGCTTAATGAAATGAGTAAGTTCTTTTCTAGTCCTGCAGGCCAGAAATTTATTGCTAAAGCTTCTGAGTTGAATGAAAGGCTCATATCTGTACTGAGAGTTAAAATGCAAGGCTGTCTTCCTGAAGTCAAAAAACTTGCAGGAGATATGGAAAAAGAGATGGCAAACAAGAATATTCGGTAG
- a CDS encoding sigma-54-dependent transcriptional regulator, with protein sequence MSDKKRIMVIDNEEGLCRMMEAVLLDNGYAVKAFLRSFEAVEAFVAGQWDLVVTDIKMPGMDGLEVLQKIKIKDPTIPVIMVTAYATVEMSIQALRRGAYDMLTKPFEPEELLYRVKNALKHTQLLEENRELREELVGKFRFDNIIGASDGLKAVLERVEKVAIRDTSVLITGESGTGKELIAQAIHYNSLRKEKKFVAINCGALPESLLESELFGYKKGAFTGAKENRQGLLEAADGGTLFLDEVGNLPMNVQKTLLRFLQEQEFHRIGDTTPTKVDVRILSATNSDLKAAVRSGEFREDLYYRLNVVNIHLPPLRERKADIPLLAAHFIALQNKKFGTMVQGLSPEALEAALGYSWMGNIRQMKNVIEASLAMESGDYISLPVISQFIEVPLTEDGTGIVAEEGEYTRALSRFEIEYLKGLLRKNNGNIEAAAREAGMNMATIYRKIKKYNIKKEDYS encoded by the coding sequence GTGTCCGACAAGAAACGAATCATGGTGATCGACAACGAGGAGGGGCTGTGCCGGATGATGGAGGCGGTCCTTCTCGATAACGGATATGCGGTAAAGGCTTTTCTCCGGTCGTTTGAGGCTGTTGAGGCATTTGTGGCCGGTCAATGGGACCTGGTGGTCACCGACATAAAGATGCCTGGCATGGATGGTCTTGAGGTGTTGCAGAAGATAAAGATCAAGGACCCCACCATTCCGGTAATCATGGTGACCGCCTATGCCACGGTGGAGATGTCGATCCAGGCCCTGCGCCGGGGGGCCTACGATATGCTGACCAAGCCGTTCGAGCCGGAGGAGCTCCTCTACCGCGTGAAAAACGCCCTCAAGCATACCCAGCTCCTGGAGGAAAACCGGGAGCTGCGGGAAGAGCTGGTGGGTAAATTCCGTTTCGACAACATCATCGGCGCTTCGGACGGGCTGAAGGCCGTGCTGGAGCGGGTGGAAAAGGTGGCGATCCGCGACACCTCCGTCCTGATAACCGGGGAGTCCGGGACCGGCAAGGAGCTCATCGCCCAGGCGATCCACTACAATTCCCTGCGCAAGGAGAAAAAATTCGTCGCCATCAACTGCGGGGCGCTCCCCGAGTCGCTTCTGGAGAGTGAACTGTTCGGCTACAAGAAGGGGGCCTTTACCGGCGCCAAGGAGAACCGCCAGGGGCTTCTGGAGGCGGCCGATGGCGGCACCCTGTTCCTTGACGAGGTGGGGAATCTTCCCATGAACGTGCAGAAGACCCTGCTCCGCTTCCTGCAGGAGCAGGAATTCCATCGCATCGGCGATACCACGCCGACCAAGGTCGATGTGCGGATACTCTCCGCGACCAATTCCGACCTGAAGGCTGCGGTGAGAAGCGGAGAGTTCCGTGAAGACCTCTACTACCGGTTGAACGTGGTCAACATCCACTTGCCGCCGCTGCGGGAGCGGAAAGCGGACATCCCTCTCTTGGCTGCCCACTTCATTGCGTTGCAGAACAAGAAATTCGGCACCATGGTGCAAGGTCTTTCTCCCGAAGCCCTCGAAGCTGCCCTCGGCTATAGCTGGATGGGGAATATACGCCAGATGAAAAACGTCATCGAGGCTTCACTGGCCATGGAGAGCGGTGATTACATCAGCCTGCCGGTAATTTCCCAGTTTATTGAAGTTCCCCTGACAGAGGACGGAACCGGGATTGTTGCTGAAGAGGGTGAATATACCAGGGCCTTGTCACGCTTTGAAATCGAATATCTGAAGGGATTATTGCGCAAAAACAACGGCAACATCGAGGCCGCTGCCCGCGAGGCGGGAATGAACATGGCCACCATTTACCGGAAGATAAAAAAATACAACATCAAGAAAGAGGATTATTCGTAA
- a CDS encoding TSUP family transporter — protein sequence MKSPEFIVSAWLFPVLFLTGMFAGLVDSIAGGGGLITIPVLLGLGMPPQYALGTNKLQSTFGSASAMAHFAHAGVISLKESLAGVVWTACGAGLGAYTVQLLDPGFLRRVIPYLLLAIALYTLLSPRLGHEDVHPRLERKVFYLFFGLLLGFYDGFLGPGTGSFWVIALMLGLGHNMKKATGYTKLMNFISNIVSLVVFVAGGHVYYGAGLAMGVGQAVGARVGSRLVLARGARFVRPIFIAAVFAVTAKLLYENYR from the coding sequence ATGAAGTCTCCCGAATTTATCGTCTCAGCATGGCTCTTTCCCGTCCTTTTCCTTACCGGCATGTTCGCCGGCCTGGTCGATTCCATTGCCGGCGGCGGAGGGCTCATTACCATCCCGGTATTGCTCGGTCTCGGCATGCCGCCACAGTACGCCCTCGGCACCAACAAGCTGCAGTCAACCTTCGGCTCTGCCAGCGCCATGGCCCACTTTGCCCATGCGGGGGTCATCAGCCTGAAGGAAAGTCTGGCCGGCGTTGTCTGGACCGCCTGCGGCGCCGGTCTCGGCGCTTATACGGTGCAGCTCCTTGATCCCGGTTTCCTGCGACGGGTAATTCCCTATCTGCTGCTGGCCATAGCCCTCTATACCCTCCTTTCTCCCAGATTGGGGCATGAAGACGTTCATCCGCGCCTGGAGCGCAAGGTCTTTTACCTCTTTTTCGGCCTTCTGCTCGGTTTCTACGATGGGTTTCTCGGCCCGGGAACCGGCTCTTTCTGGGTTATCGCCCTGATGCTCGGTCTCGGCCACAACATGAAAAAGGCCACCGGCTACACAAAGCTGATGAATTTCATCAGCAACATTGTTTCCCTGGTCGTGTTCGTTGCCGGGGGGCATGTCTATTACGGGGCAGGTCTTGCCATGGGGGTGGGGCAGGCTGTTGGGGCCAGGGTAGGATCAAGGCTGGTCCTGGCAAGGGGGGCTCGCTTTGTCCGGCCGATTTTTATAGCGGCGGTGTTTGCAGTAACTGCCAAGCTACTGTATGAGAACTACCGTTGA